In Desulfobacterales bacterium, one DNA window encodes the following:
- a CDS encoding electron transfer flavoprotein subunit beta/FixA family protein has translation MEILVCVKRVPDTAENEINVSRDGSDIERGDLVYSVNEWDNYAVEEAIQIRDKVGGSITVVSVGDGDAEEVLRREMAMGADKGILLSDESFTGSDGKGIARIIKAEVEKGSYDLILTGAQADDGAGQIGGLLAAMLDWPYASLVNKLEVLDDKRIKVGREIAGGNQEMNEMDLPCVLSIQTGINEPRYVGIRGIRKVASVEIPVHKASDLGLAPESVGAAGAKVKRLDYFRPELGEGAEMLEGSAEEKLEKLVEILKTKGGLK, from the coding sequence ATGGAAATTTTGGTATGTGTTAAAAGGGTCCCGGATACTGCGGAAAACGAGATCAACGTCAGCCGTGACGGCTCCGACATTGAACGCGGTGATCTGGTTTACTCAGTCAATGAATGGGACAATTACGCGGTTGAAGAGGCGATTCAGATTCGAGACAAGGTCGGCGGGAGTATTACGGTCGTATCGGTGGGAGATGGAGATGCCGAAGAAGTATTGCGAAGAGAAATGGCCATGGGCGCAGACAAGGGAATTCTCCTGTCGGATGAATCCTTCACCGGATCTGACGGTAAGGGTATTGCCCGTATCATCAAAGCCGAAGTGGAAAAGGGTTCATATGACTTGATTCTGACAGGAGCCCAGGCCGATGACGGCGCCGGACAGATCGGCGGGCTGCTGGCAGCGATGTTGGATTGGCCCTATGCGTCACTGGTCAACAAATTAGAAGTGTTGGATGATAAACGGATTAAGGTCGGGCGCGAGATTGCGGGCGGCAATCAGGAGATGAACGAGATGGATCTCCCCTGCGTTCTTTCGATCCAGACCGGAATTAATGAGCCCCGTTATGTCGGCATCCGGGGCATCCGCAAGGTGGCATCTGTTGAGATTCCCGTCCATAAAGCTTCTGATCTGGGCCTTGCGCCGGAATCGGTTGGTGCGGCCGGTGCAAAAGTGAAACGGCTGGACTACTTCCGACCGGAACTGGGCGAAGGCGCTGAAATGCTGGAAGGCAGTGCGGAAGAGAAGTTGGAAAAGCTGGTTGAAATTTTAAAAACCAAAGGAGGACTCAAATAA
- a CDS encoding electron transfer flavoprotein subunit alpha/FixB family protein encodes MTQQIFAYIIQKGGKIDDTALELVSAAKKINSASSVTALVAGAGETLAAACSQAAASYETVWKIENEALAHVNAEVLRGMLVRILPKESIVLIPHEHFGMDLAPGLAVKLDAAYLPDAVGFEEITEGKLKAVREEYSGQVSTHLSCDLSGGAVITIRPGSFAGDESKALSGQVVNKSADAAAEGIPGKSRRFIEVVAAEVGDVDITKSEVLVSVGRGIEDQENLEMVNELAAVMGADVACSRPIVDAKWLEKSRQVGTSGQTVKPKVYLALGISGSFQHMGGIKGVPYIVAVNKNPKAPIFQVADVGVVENILEFIPALTQKVKEVKG; translated from the coding sequence ATGACGCAACAGATTTTTGCATATATCATTCAAAAGGGCGGCAAAATAGACGATACCGCCCTTGAGCTGGTAAGCGCTGCAAAAAAAATTAATTCAGCCTCCTCCGTTACCGCCCTGGTCGCAGGTGCAGGCGAAACACTGGCAGCGGCCTGCAGTCAGGCGGCCGCTTCCTATGAAACCGTCTGGAAAATTGAAAACGAGGCGCTGGCCCATGTCAATGCGGAAGTGCTGCGGGGAATGCTGGTCCGTATTCTGCCAAAGGAAAGCATCGTTTTGATTCCCCATGAACATTTCGGAATGGATCTGGCGCCGGGCCTTGCCGTTAAATTGGATGCGGCTTATCTTCCCGATGCGGTGGGGTTTGAAGAAATCACGGAAGGGAAGCTCAAAGCGGTTCGCGAGGAATACTCCGGCCAGGTCAGCACACATCTCAGTTGCGATCTTTCCGGCGGAGCCGTCATTACCATTCGTCCCGGGTCTTTTGCTGGGGATGAGAGCAAGGCGCTGAGCGGGCAGGTTGTGAACAAGAGTGCAGATGCCGCGGCAGAGGGAATCCCCGGAAAGTCCCGCCGGTTTATTGAAGTGGTTGCAGCCGAAGTCGGCGATGTCGATATAACCAAGTCCGAGGTTCTGGTCTCGGTGGGTCGTGGAATTGAAGACCAGGAAAATCTCGAAATGGTCAATGAATTGGCCGCTGTCATGGGTGCCGACGTGGCCTGCTCCCGGCCGATTGTGGATGCCAAGTGGCTGGAAAAATCACGCCAGGTCGGCACATCCGGGCAGACCGTAAAACCCAAAGTCTATCTGGCGTTGGGTATCAGCGGTTCTTTTCAGCATATGGGCGGCATCAAAGGGGTTCCGTATATCGTTGCCGTTAATAAAAACCCCAAGGCGCCGATTTTTCAAGTTGCCGATGTCGGTGTGGTTGAAAATATCCTGGAATTTATACCCGCACTAACGCAAAAGGTGAAAGAAGTGAAGGGATAG
- a CDS encoding FHA domain-containing protein: protein MPTFTLKFKENVISEYRLEKGQSMTIGRREDNTICIENLAVSGHHAKIDSVGDGFLMTDLQSKNGSFVNDQQVTSHWLKSGDLITIGKHTLAVSFGADETQPESADAMDQTMVMDTEKYRSLLAKGALKDETKVLPKEQPAVLSYLSGGEGEIELSKKLIKIGKDSSCDIVVSGMMVGHTAATISRRPNGYFLSFVSGMSKPKVNGESVKESVKLEEFDTIEIAGVKLQFVFQK from the coding sequence ATGCCGACTTTTACACTTAAATTCAAAGAAAACGTGATATCAGAATACCGGTTGGAAAAAGGGCAGTCCATGACGATAGGCCGGCGTGAAGACAACACAATCTGTATCGAAAACCTTGCCGTGTCCGGTCATCATGCCAAGATCGACTCCGTGGGCGACGGCTTTTTAATGACGGATCTGCAGAGTAAAAACGGTTCATTTGTCAATGATCAGCAAGTGACTTCGCATTGGCTTAAAAGCGGGGATCTCATCACCATCGGCAAACACACACTGGCTGTCAGCTTCGGCGCAGACGAAACCCAGCCGGAAAGCGCGGACGCCATGGACCAAACAATGGTAATGGACACTGAAAAATACCGGAGCCTGCTGGCCAAAGGTGCTTTAAAAGACGAAACCAAAGTGCTCCCCAAAGAACAGCCAGCGGTCCTGTCTTATCTTTCAGGCGGTGAGGGTGAAATTGAACTTTCAAAGAAACTTATCAAAATCGGAAAGGATTCCTCCTGTGATATTGTCGTCAGCGGCATGATGGTGGGGCACACGGCCGCAACCATCAGTCGTAGGCCCAACGGTTATTTTTTGAGCTTTGTCAGCGGCATGTCCAAACCGAAAGTAAACGGCGAATCCGTTAAAGAGTCCGTTAAACTTGAGGAGTTCGATACAATTGAGATTGCAGGTGTGAAGTTGCAGTTTGTGTTCCAGAAATAA
- a CDS encoding protein phosphatase 2C domain-containing protein, producing MVIIESAGITDVGRKRKGNEDALFLDTETNLYIVADGMGGHQAGEVASSLVVDTMRDYMKRFKEDTDAEEMEDFDETLSKEANRLLSSIHLANLGVNKVSHTKETYRGMGSTVSAVFFTDETLIAANVGDSPIYLVHNGTIERLSVLHTVMAEHAAINPEGAANLGREYRHMLTRAMGIEETVTPDICEIPYFKDDIVVISSDGLSDKVSADEILEIVNKEKPEKTCRKLVDLANERGGDDNVTVIVAKVKKTLHGKGGFWELLTRIGDGLLNPFKKIFK from the coding sequence ATGGTGATCATCGAATCAGCGGGAATTACCGACGTCGGTCGGAAACGGAAAGGCAATGAAGATGCCTTGTTTCTGGATACCGAAACCAACCTTTATATCGTCGCTGATGGAATGGGGGGGCACCAGGCCGGGGAGGTGGCCAGCAGTCTCGTCGTCGATACCATGCGCGACTATATGAAACGGTTCAAGGAAGACACCGATGCCGAAGAAATGGAAGACTTTGATGAAACCCTTTCAAAGGAAGCCAATCGGCTGCTTTCCAGTATTCACCTGGCCAATCTGGGCGTCAACAAGGTTTCACATACCAAAGAAACATACCGGGGGATGGGTTCGACTGTCTCTGCGGTCTTTTTTACGGATGAAACCCTTATCGCCGCCAACGTGGGGGACAGCCCCATCTACCTTGTCCACAATGGCACGATTGAACGCCTCTCGGTTCTTCACACGGTCATGGCGGAGCACGCCGCCATCAACCCCGAAGGCGCGGCCAATTTAGGGCGAGAATATCGCCACATGCTGACCCGCGCCATGGGCATTGAAGAAACCGTAACGCCGGATATTTGTGAAATACCTTATTTCAAAGACGACATTGTGGTCATCAGCTCCGACGGTTTAAGCGACAAGGTTTCAGCGGACGAAATCCTGGAAATAGTCAACAAAGAAAAACCTGAAAAAACCTGCCGGAAACTGGTCGATCTGGCCAATGAACGCGGCGGCGACGACAACGTAACGGTGATTGTGGCCAAAGTTAAAAAAACACTGCATGGAAAGGGCGGTTTTTGGGAGCTGCTCACACGGATCGGGGACGGTTTATTAAATCCTTTCAAAAAAATATTTAAATGA